A single Lactuca sativa cultivar Salinas chromosome 8, Lsat_Salinas_v11, whole genome shotgun sequence DNA region contains:
- the LOC111911259 gene encoding uncharacterized protein LOC111911259 yields MDPTVAPPQRLSSATLNHLHSNDFSPRSRNTDSWGEDNSIYPSNHGSSAAAAAAVGSVKLRLMCSSGGHIVPRPHDKTLCYVGGETRMVVVDRHTTLLDLTNRLSKTLLRSSSSSTPTPMASTSFTLKYQLPSEDLDSLISVTTDEDLENMIEEYERLNSSSAGSKSSRLRLFLFPTKLESVSSITSFLENTTKSEDWFLSALNGTDSGFSDTSSVNYLLGLDDEISLHEKKDVNHKSAIATNLRGNNSGQDVHSIPDSPMMETTSSFGSASSTPSLPNLPPIQLNVDDHPKVVGGGIEEQFSQMTVQQRHHKQQNDAGFIPAATPVVVSGSPMISATAIPEQSDPFSSYQGLHRAYQKDEQQFQQKQSTGFDFASSDSVLSDQLTPILKIQSSGNTNRSTDQNETPDQNTRIQIQQQQIQNSPYLLSMPTTQQLQFIHTAAPPPQYIHHHHHPSPAVVPVAPYYQMYQSQGHHHPQNPAMGQQNFVYLMPHQGYNFPLQQQQQPSDSDSPRKNQAAPKTEFPAGVYRRTNSGTPQLMRVPSGNQYGGGGNYAYEGQQLQQHIYYGKQAMPPQTAAQYQTITSTAEP; encoded by the exons ATGGACCCTACCGTCGCTCCGCCGCAACGGCTTTCCTCCGCCACCCTCAACCACCTCCATTCCAATGACTTCTCCCCTCGATCCCGCAACACCGATTCATGGGGGGAAGACAATTCCATATATCCATCTAATCATGGTTCTTCGGCGGCGGCGGCGGCGGCAGTTGGTTCAGTTAAGCTCCGGTTGATGTGCAGCAGCGGCGGACATATTGTCCCTCGTCCCCACGATAAAACTCTCTGCTACGTTGGTGGAGAGACGCGTATGGTGGTGGTAGACCGTCATACTACTCTACTAGACCTCACTAACCGCCTCTCCAAAACCCTACTCCGATCATCGTCTTCATCAACGCCGACTCCCATGGCGTCCACATCGTTTACTCTCAAATACCAGCTTCCTTCTGAAGACCTTGATTCGTTGATCTCTGTCACCACCGATGAAGACCTCGAAAACATGATTGAGGAATACGAAAGATTGAATTCATCCTCCGCCGGGAGTAAATCCTCACGGCTTCGTTTATTCCTTTTTCCGACGAAACTTGAATCCGTTTCCTCAATCACGTCGTTTCTGGAGAACACAACTAAATCGGAAGATTGGTTTCTTAGCGCGCTAAATGGTACCGATTCAGGGTTTTCCGATACTTCATCGGTTAACTACTTGTTAGGTCTGGATGATGAGATCTCTCTCCATGAGAAAAAGGATGTTAATCACAAAAGTGCCATCGCTACAAACCTCAGAGGTAACAATTCGGGTCAGGATGTTCATTCCATACCCGATTCTCCGATGATGGAAACAACCTCATCGTTTGGGTCGGCATCGTCCACTCCGTCGCTTCCTAACTTGCCGCCGATCCAATTAAACGTCGATGATCATCCTAAGGTTGTAGGAGGAGGAATCGAAGAGCAATTTTCTCAGATGACTGTACAGCAACGACATCATAAGCAACAAAACGATGCGGGCTTCATCCCTGCGGCGACTCCAGTGGTGGTTTCAGGTTCTCCGATGATTTCTGCGACGGCGATCCCAGAACAGTCTGATCCCTTCTCATCCTATCAAGGTTTACATAGGGCTTATCAAAAGGATGAACAACAATTTCAGCAAAAACAATCTACGGGATTTGATTTTGCTTCTTCGGATTCAGTTTTAAG CGATCAGTTAACGCCAATTCTTAAAATCCAATCTTCTGGTAACACTAATCGATCTACTGATCAAAACGAAACCCCTGATCAAAACACGAGAATTCAGATCCAGCAACAACAAATTCAAAATTCTCCTTATTTATTGTCGATGCCAACAACCCAACAACTCCAATTTATTCATACTGCTGCTCCACCACCACAAtacatccaccaccaccaccacccttcTCCGGCGGTGGTTCCGGTAGCACCTTACTACCAGATGTACCAGTCTCAGGGCCACCACCATCCTCAAAATCCGGCAATGGGTCAGCAGAATTTCGTGTATTTAATGCCCCACCAAGGGTACAACTTCCCattgcagcaacaacaacaaccaagTGATTCAGATTCTCCCCGGAAAAATCAAGCTGCTCCAAAAACTGAATTTCCGGCAGGTGTTTACAGAAGAACAAATTCAGGTACTCCACAGCTGATGCGGGTCCCATccggtaatcaatatggtggtggAGGTAATTATGCTTATGAAGGACAACAGTTACAGCAGCATATATACTATGGAAAACAGGCTATGCCTCCTCAAACAGCTGCACAATATCAAACAATCACATCGACTGCAGAGCCATGA